One window of Oscillibacter hominis genomic DNA carries:
- a CDS encoding C-GCAxxG-C-C family protein, with protein MATNRAELALAYHQRGYNCAQSVLASFGDKTGLSEREALAVASGFGKGIGSGEELCGAFGGAVMVLGLMEYHPGQDPSEEKKRMYQQTCELKERFRRRFGMLRCNELLAAGKGPGRPCGALIEAAVVITEEYIMESTL; from the coding sequence ATGGCAACAAATCGCGCGGAACTTGCACTGGCCTATCACCAGAGGGGATATAACTGTGCCCAGAGTGTGCTGGCCTCGTTTGGGGACAAGACCGGCCTTTCAGAGCGGGAGGCCCTTGCCGTCGCCTCAGGGTTTGGAAAAGGGATCGGCAGCGGGGAAGAACTGTGCGGTGCCTTCGGCGGCGCGGTGATGGTGCTTGGCCTCATGGAATATCATCCGGGCCAGGATCCGTCTGAGGAAAAAAAGCGGATGTACCAGCAGACCTGCGAGCTGAAGGAGCGGTTCCGCCGGCGCTTCGGCATGCTGCGCTGCAACGAGCTTTTGGCGGCCGGCAAAGGGCCGGGGCGGCCCTGCGGCGCGCTGATCGAAGCTGCTGTGGTGATCACGGAAGAATACATAATGGAGAGTACGCTATGA